The DNA segment GTTCGACGGGGCGCCCGAGGTCACGGTCGACCGCGAGGAGATCCTCGTGGTGGGTGCGGTGCTCGCGCCGGCCGTGGCCGAAGGCGCGTCAGCGGCGGAGCGGGCAGCGGCGGTGGCCGGCCGGGTCCGCGAGTTCCGCGAGCGCACCCGCGACCAGCGGATGCGGATCGCCCAGGAGCTGCAGCAGCTGGCCGGGCGGACCGTCTCCTGGGGCGTGACCGTGGACGGGCAGCGTGAGCTGTTCACCACCGCGTCGGTGCCGGTCATGACCCGGCTGCGCCAGCCGGAGCGGCAGGTGCTCGACACCCTGGTGGACGCCGGGGTGGCCCGCTCCCGATCCGACGCCCTGGCCTGGTGCGTGCGGCTGGTCGGCCGCAACGCCGACGCGTGGCTGGCCGACCTCCGCACGGCGATGGAGGAGGTCGCCCGGGTCCGCGCGGCCGGCCCGTCGTGACCGCCCTCCAGGGGCGGGTTCAGCGGCCGTAGACGACGAGCGACACCGCGATGTACTGGCAGAGGTAGGCGGCCACCACGAGGGTGTGGAACACCTCGTGGAAGCCGAACCAGGCCGGGTAGGGGTCTGGCCGCTTGGTCCCGTAGACCATGGCGCCCAGGGTGTAGAGCAGCCCGCCGACGGCGATCAGGGTGAGGACGGCGATGCCTCCAGCCCGGGTGATCTGCGGCAGGAACGCGACCGCGACCCACCCGAGCGCCACGTACGTCGGCACCACCAGCCAGCGGGGCGCGTGCGGCCACAGCACCCGGAAGGCGACCCCGAACGCGGCTCCGACCCAGACGATCCACAGCAGCGCCGCACGGCTGCCGCCGTTGAGGAGCAGCACCGCGAACGGTGTGTAGGTGCCCGCGATGATCAAGAAGATGTTGGCGTGGTCGAACCGCTTGAGCAGCCCCTTGGTTCGCGGCGACCAGTTCCCCCGGTGGTAGATCGCGCTGACCGTGAACAGCAGCACCGTGGTCACCGCGTAGATCGTCGAGGCGACGACCTCCGCGGCCCCGTCCGACAAGGCAATGAGCACGATCCCGCCCACCAGGGCGACCGGAATGGTGAACGCATGCAGCCAGCCGCGCAGCTTCGGCTTGACGGCCTCCGGGACGTGCCCCGCCGCCCGCTCGAATGCGTTGCCCAGGCCCTGCTCGACGGACTCCTCCAGCCGCTCGGGCAGGCTGCCGTGGTCGGTCGACCGGCTGGGGCCGGGCTCGGTGCTCACGGCGTCCACGATAACCTACGGTCCCGTAACTTACTAGCCGGTAGATTCACAAGACCGCCGCCCGGCTGATCGGCAGCGAAGCGGCCCGAGGGTAGGCTCCGGCCGGGACGTAGACCGAAAGATGAGGCGCGGCCATGGGCCTGTCCGACCTGGTGTACGGCGTCTATGAGCGCCGGCTGGCGTCGTCGTTGCCGGCGGACGGGATGCCGCGCCACGTCGGCGTGATCCTGGACGGCAACCGTCGCTGGGCCAAGACGGCGGGCACCACGAGCGCTGGTGGCTGGCGCGCCGGCGGGGACAAGATCGTGGAGTTCCTCGGCTGGTGCGAGGAGGTCCACGTCGAGGTGGTCACCCTGTGGCTGCTGTCCACCAACAACCTGTCCCGGCCAGAGTCCGAGCTCACCCCGCTGCTCGCGATCATCGAGGACACCGTCCGTGGGTTGGCCGACGCCGGCCGTTGGCGGGTGCACCCGGTGGGCGCGCTCGACCTGCTGCCCGACGCCACCTCGGCCGTGCTCAAGGACGCCGCCGCCCGGACCGCGAACGTCGAGGGACTGCTGGTCAACGTGGCCGTCGGCTACGGCGGCCGGCAGGAGATCGCCGACGCCGTCCGAGCGCTGCTCACCGAGCAGGCCGGACGGGGCACCTCGATCGAGGAGCTGGCCGAGATCCTGGAGTCCGGGCACATCGCCGAGCACCTGTACACCAAGGGCCAGCCGGACCCCGACCTGGTCATCCGCACCTCGGGGGAGCAGCGGCTGTCCGGCTTCCTGATGTGGCAGAGCGCACACTCGGAGTTCTACTTCTGCGAGGCCTACTGGCCGGACTTCCGCAAGGTGGACTTCCTGCGGGCGCTGCGCTCCTACACGGTGCGCCAGCGCCGCTTCGGCAGCTGACCGGACGCCTTCCGGCTGACGCGCCCCCCGGCGTGGCGCCCCCGGCCGCGGCGCGGCTGGCCGTACCGTCGCCCCCACGGGACGGCGTCCGGCCGACCCGCACGGGAGGCCCACACACCGCATGGCAGTCGACACGACGGTCACCGCGATGAGGGGGCCGGCACCCGGCCCTCGGGCCCGGTCCCGGTCCCGGTGCGAGACCTGAACCGCCCGGCGAAGGTGCGCGCCGAGTGGTGGAGATGCGAACCGTGGCTGCTTCCACCCGCCGCCGCTCCGCGGCCGGCCGCCGTACCTACGTGCTCGACACCAGCGTCCTGCTCTCGGACCCTTTGGCGCCGTTGCGCTTCGCCGAGCACGAGGTCGTCCTCCCTGTCGTCGTGATCAGCGAGCTGGAGGCCAAGCGCTCGCATCCCGAGCTCGGCTACTTCGCCCGCAGCGCGCTGCGGCTGCTGGACGACCTGCGGGTCAGTCACGGCCGGCTGGACGAGCCGGTGTCGCTGGGGGACGAGGGCGGCTCGCTGCGGGTGGAGCTCAACCACAGCGACCCGCTCGTGCTGCCGGCCGGCCTCCGGCTGGCGGACGACGACAGCCGGATCCTTGCGGTGGCCCGAAACCTGCAGGCCGAGGGCCACGACGTGACCCTGGTGTCCAAGGACCTGCCGATGCGGGTCAAGGCCTCCGCCGTGGGGCTGGCCGCCGAGGAGTACCGCGCCGAGCTGGCCGTGGACTCCGGCTGGACCGGCATGGACGAGCTCGAGGTGGCCGGCGAGATGGTCGACCAGCTCTACGCCAACGACCGGCTGGACCTCCCCGAGGCCCGCGATCTGCCGTGCCACACCGGGGTGGTCCTCATCTCCGAGCGTGGCAGCGCCCTGGGCCGGGTGACCGCCGACAAGCAGGTCCGGCTGGTCCGCGGCGACCGGGAGGCGTTCGGCCTGCACGGCCGCAGCGCGGAGCAGCGGGTGGCGCTCGACCTGCTGCTGGACCCGGAGATCGGCATCGTGTCGATGGGTGGCCGGGCCGGCACCGGCAAGTCCGCGCTTGCCCTGTGCGCGGGGCTCGAGGCCGTGCTCGAGCGCCGGCAGCACCGCAAGGTCATCGTGTTCCGGCCGCTGTACGCCGTCGGTGGCCAGGATCTCGGCTACCTGCCCGGCAGCGAGTCGGAGAAGATGAACCCTTGGGCGCAGGCGGTGTTCGACACGCTGGGCGCGCTCACCACCCCCGCCGTCGTCGACGAGATCGTCGACCGCGGCATGCTCGAGGTGCTGCCGCTCACCCACATCCGGGGCCGGTCGCTGCACGACGCCTTCGTCATCGTCGACGAGGCACAGTCGTTGGAGCGCAACGTGTTGCTCACCGTGCTGTCCCGCATCGGTCAGGGCTCGAGGGTAGTGCTCACCCATGACGTCGCGCAGCGGGACAACCTGCGGGTGGGCCGGCACGACGGGGTGGTGGCCGTGGTCGAGAAGCTCAAGGGCCACCCGCTGTTCGCGCACATCACGCTGACCCGCAGCGAACGCTCGCCGATCGCGGCGCTGGTGACCGAGATGCTGGAGGAACTTCCGCTCTGAAACACTACTGCTACGCTGCGTAGCCATCCGGGGGTGCACTGAGGGTGAGATGACGCACACGGCGCGCGATCTGAACACGCCGTGTGACGTTTGGCACCCGTCCTCGAGTTGCCAGAGCGGTCCGCGGTCCTCCAAGCTGGAACCTGTCAGACCCCGCGTGCGGATGCTTCGAGTCTCGAGTTTCCGCTCAGCGCACCGCCGTCAGGTAGCGCCGCACGCCGTCCTGGGTGACATCACCGGCCCTCCTGCCGGTGACCGGGGCCGAGGCCCCCGCTGTGCGGGCGGGCCGGAGTCAGGGGTGAAGCTCGTGTGCCGCGGTTGCGCGGCGCGCGAAGCACCGGAGGGAACGCACGATGGACCGGACCTCGATCCGGGGAGTCGGCGCGACATCGCGACGCCCGAAGCACCGCAAGGCAGGTTCTCTGGACCGGGTCCCGGTCCGGGGCGTTGGCGTGGCCGCGGCACTGGTCGCGGCCGCCGGCATGGCGGTCAGCGCCAGCACGGCCGTCGCTGAACCACCCGGCCACGCGTCAGTCACCTCGGGCGCAACACTGCTCGCGGACCGGGCCGAGCTGGGTCAGGTCCGGGTGCTGGCCGCATCGGTGCAGTCCGCCCAGGACGCCGCCGCGCGGTTAGCGGCGGCCAAGGCAGCCGCTGCCAAGGCGGCTGCGGACAAGGCGGCTGCGGACAAGGCGGCCGCCGACGCCCGTGCCGCCGCTGCTGCGGCCGCCAGCCGGGCGCTGGTCCGGACGTCGTACGGCGGCAGTGCGGGCGCCCTGGGCCAGCAGCTGGCCGCGGCGCGGGGGTGGACCGGCAGCCAGTGGGTCTGCCTCAACAACCTGTGGACGAGCGAGAGCAACTGGCGGGTGACCGCCCACAACTCCAGCACCGGTGCCTACGGAATCCCCCAGGCGCTGCCGGGATCCAAGATGGGGCCGGGCTGGCAGACCAACGCCGAGACCCAGATCAGCTGGGGGCTGAGCTACATCGGCAGCCGGTACGGCAGCCCCTGCAACGCCTGGTCGTTCTTCACCAACCACAACTGGTACTGAGCCGGTTCACTGATCGGGGCGGGCCATCGCCTCGACGTCGAGCGCGGCGTCCAGCTCCTCCCGGGTGAGCAGGCCGCGCTCGATGTAGCCGCCGTCGAGCACCACGTCCTTGAGGGTGCGGCGCTGGGCCACGGCCCGCTTGGCGACCGCAGCGGCCTCCTCGTAGCCGAGGAACCGGTTGAGCGGCGTGGCGACGGCCGTGCTGGACTCGGCCAGCGACCGGCTGTGCTCGACCTCGGCCTGGAGGCCGGCCACGCACCGGTCGGCCAGCAGCCGGGACGCCGACGCCAGCAGCCGCACCGACTCCAGCAGGTTGCGCGCGATGACCGGCAGCATGACGTTCAGCTCGAAGGTGCCGGCGGCACCGCCCCAGGCCACCGCGGCGTCGTTGCCCACGACCTGCGCACACACCTGCAGCACCGCCTCGGGCACCACCGGGTTGACCTTGCCCGGCATGATCGACGACCCGGGCTGCAGGTCGGGCAGCCGGATCTCGCCGAGACCGGCGCGCGGTCCGGACCCCATCCAGCGCAGGTCGTTGGAGATCTTGGTGAGGCTGACCGCCACCGTGCGCAGCTGGCCGGAGAGCGCGACCAGGCCGTCCTGGGCGGACTGTGCCTCGAACCCGTCCACCGCCGCCGTCAGCGGCAGCCCGGTCAGCGCGGCCAGCTCGGCCACCACCTGGGCGCGCCAGCCCGGGGGCGTGTTCAGCCCGGTGCCCACGGCGGTCCCGCCGAGCGGCACCTCGGCGGTGCCGGGCAGCGCGCTGCGCACCCGCTCCGCGCCGCGGCGCACCTGCTCGGCGTAGCCGGCGAACTCCTGGCCCAGGGTGACCGGGACGGCGTCCATCAGATGGGTCCGGCCGGCCTTGACGACGTCGGCGAACGCTTCGGCCCGCTCGGCCAGCACGACGGCCAGGTGGTCCAGCGCCGGCAGCAGATCGTGCAGCACCCCGGCCGTCGCAGCCAGGTGGACGGCGGTGGGGAACACGTCGTTGCTGGACTGCGAGGCGTTGACATGGTCGTTGGGGTGCACCGGACGGCCCAGCCGGGCGCCGGCCAGCCGGGCCACCACCTCGTTGACGTTCATGTTCGACGACGTCCCCGAGCCGGTCTGGAACACGTCCACCGGGAACTGGTCCGAGTGCTGGCCGGAGGCCACCTCGCGGGCGGCCTCGGCGATCACCGCGGCGACGTCCGCCGGCAGCACCCCGAGCCGCTCGTTGGTGCGCGCGGCCGCCTGCTTGACGCTGGCCAGCGCGGCGACCAGCGCGGCCGGCAGTCGCTCGCCGGAGATCGGGAAGTTCTGCACCGCGCGCTGCGTCTGCGCGCCCCACAGGGCGTTGGCCGGGACCCGGACCTCGCCCATCGTGTCGTGCTCGACCCGGTCCTGCTGCTGTGTCGGCTCCGCCATCCCTGCAGTCTGCCCCCGGACGGCGGGTCAGGCTGGCTTGGCGCCGATCGTCAGCAGTGGCCCCGTGGTGTCGGCGAAGAAGTCGTTGCCCTTGTCGTCGACCACGACGAACGCCGGGAAGTCCTCGACCTCGATCCGCCAGACCGCCTCCATGCCCAGCTCGGCGTACTCGAGCACCTCAACCGAGCGGATGCAGTCCTGGGCCAGCCGCGCGGCCGGACCGCCGATCGAGCCAAGGTAGTAGCCGCCGTTCTCGGCGCAGGCCTTGGTCACTGCGGCCGAGCGGTTGCCCTTGGCCAGCATGACCAGTGAGCCGCCGGCCTTCTGGAACTGGTCGACGTAGGAGTCCATCCGACCGGCCGTCGTGGGGCCGAACGACCCGGACGCGTAGCCCTCCGGGGTCTTGGCCGGTCCCGCGTAGTACACCGCCATGTCACGCAGGTACTCGGGCATCGGCTCACCGGCGTCCAACCGCTCCTTGATCTTGGCGTGCGCGATGTCGCGGGCCACGACCAGCGGGCCGGACAGCGACAGCCGGGTCTTCACCGGGTAGCGGGATAGTTCGGCGCGGATCTCCGGCATCGGCCGGGTGAGGTCGATCCGGACGACGTCGTCGGACAGCGCGTCGTCGGTGGCCTCCGGCAGGTAGTGCGCCGGGTCGGTCTCCAGCTGCTCCAGGAAGACGCCGTCCGCCGTGATCTTGCCTCGGGCCTGGCGGTCGGCCGAGCAGGAGACGGCGATGGCGACCGGGCAGGAGGCGCCGTGGCGGGGTAGCCGCACCACCCGTACGTCGTGGCAGAAGTACTTGCCGCCGAACTGGGCCCCGATACCGAAACCGCGGGTCAGCTCGAGCACGCTCGCCTCCAGCTCGAGGTCGCGGAAGCCGTGGCCGGAGGGCGAGCCGGAGGTGGGCAGCGCGTCGAGGTACTTCGCCGACGCGTACTTCGCGGTCTTGAGAGCGTGCTCGGCCGAGGTGCCACCGATGACGATGGCCAGGTGGTACGGCGGACAGGCCGCGGTGCCCAGCGAGCGCAGCTTCTCGTCCAGGAACCGGGTCATGGCGTCCGGGTTGAGTACGGCCTTGGTCTCCTGGAACAGGAACGACTTGTTCGCCGAGCCGCCGCCCTTGGCCATGAACAGGAACGAGTAGGACGGCTCGCCGTGCTCCTCGGCGGCGTACAGCTCGATCTGGGCCGGCAGGTTGGAGTCGGTGTTGCGCTCGTCCCACAGGGTGAGTGGGGCCAGCTGGGAGTAGCGCAGGTTCAGGTGGGTATAGGCGTCGTACACGCCGCGGGCGATGGCCTCCTCGTCGCCGCCCCCGGTGAGCACCCCCTCGGACTTCTTGCCCATGACGATCGCGGTGCCGGTGTCCTGGCACATCGGCAGCACCCCACCGGCGGCCACGTTGGCGTTCTTGAGCAGATCCAGGGCGACGAACCGGTCGTTGGGGGAGGCCTCGGGGTCGTCCAGGATGGAGCGCAGCTGGGCCAGGTGGGCCGGGCGCAGGTAGTGCGCGATGTCGTGCATGGCCTCGTAGGTGAGCCGGGTCAGCGCGTCCGTTTCGACCTGCAGGAACCGGCGCCCGGCGGCCTCGACGGTGCGCACCCCGTCGGCGGTGATCAGCCGGTACGGCGTGCTCTCGGGACCCAGCGGGAGCAGCTCGGAGAAGTCGAATTCGGCCATGTCGACAGGGTAGGCCGGGCCCTCCCTCTCGAGTTATCAGGGTGACGACGACCTATAGATCGTCGTCACCCTGACAGGTTTCTCGTAGGGTCGGGCCCATGGACGACGCCGACGCCCCGCGGCCACCCGCGGTGCCGCCGCTTCTCGCCGTGCCACCGCTGCGCGCGGCCGACGTCGACCGCGACCGGGTGGCGCAACGGCTGGGCCAGGCCTACGCCGAGGGCCGGCTGGACGCCGAGGAGTACCAGGAGCGGTTAGACGCCGCCTACCGGGCGCGTACCCACGCCGAGCTGGAGCCGCTGGTTCTCGACCTGCCGCGCGTGCCGGGCGAGGTGCAGTTCCGGCCGAGCGGGGTGCCCGTGGCGGCGGGTGCGCCCAGCGACTCGGTGGTGGCGGTGTTCGCCTCGACCGAGCGAGCCGGCGTGTGGAACGTGGCCGAGCGGATGACCGCGGTGGCCGTCTTCGGCGAGGCCAAGCTGGACATGACCCGGGCGACGTTCGCGACCCGCGAGGTGCTGTGCGCCACCAACGCGGTGTTCGGCTCGGTCGTGATCACCGTGCCGGCCGGAGTGCGGGTGGTCAACGGGTGCATGGCGGTGTTCGGGGATGCCAAGGTGCCCGCCGAGGTGGCGCTGCCCGCCGACGCCCCCGTGCTGCGGCTGACCGGGCTGGCCCTGTTCGGCGCGATCGAGGTCCGTCGCTCCTGACCTGTCAGGGTGAGGACGACGGATAGCTCGTTCTCACCCTGACAGGTACGCGTTGAGCTCGGCGGAGGTGGGCGGGTCGCAGCCGTGCCGGCTGCAGGTGAGCGCCGCCGCGGCCACAGCGACCCGCAGCACCGAGCCGAGCTCCTCGACCGGCATCGCCGCCAGCCGGTCCCGTGGGTCCGGGCCGAGCCGGTCCCGCTCGGCCAGCGCGTGCAGCAGCCCGGCGGTGAAGGTGTCCCCGGCCCCGACCGTGTCGGCCACCAGCACCGTCGGCGCGGGCACGGTGAGCTCGTCGGTGCCGCGGCGGGCCAGGGCACCGTCCGCCCCGAGGGTGACGACGACGAGGGCCGGGCCCAGGGTCAGCAGGCGAGCCGCGGCCGCCCCGGCCGAGAGCCCCGGGTAGAGCCAGGCCAGGTCCTCATCGCTGGCCTTGACGACATGCGCCAGCGCCACCAGCGGCTCCACCAGGGACCGGGCCGTCTCGGGTGACCCCAGC comes from the Actinomycetes bacterium genome and includes:
- a CDS encoding hemolysin III family protein, which encodes MGNAFERAAGHVPEAVKPKLRGWLHAFTIPVALVGGIVLIALSDGAAEVVASTIYAVTTVLLFTVSAIYHRGNWSPRTKGLLKRFDHANIFLIIAGTYTPFAVLLLNGGSRAALLWIVWVGAAFGVAFRVLWPHAPRWLVVPTYVALGWVAVAFLPQITRAGGIAVLTLIAVGGLLYTLGAMVYGTKRPDPYPAWFGFHEVFHTLVVAAYLCQYIAVSLVVYGR
- a CDS encoding isoprenyl transferase, giving the protein MGLSDLVYGVYERRLASSLPADGMPRHVGVILDGNRRWAKTAGTTSAGGWRAGGDKIVEFLGWCEEVHVEVVTLWLLSTNNLSRPESELTPLLAIIEDTVRGLADAGRWRVHPVGALDLLPDATSAVLKDAAARTANVEGLLVNVAVGYGGRQEIADAVRALLTEQAGRGTSIEELAEILESGHIAEHLYTKGQPDPDLVIRTSGEQRLSGFLMWQSAHSEFYFCEAYWPDFRKVDFLRALRSYTVRQRRFGS
- a CDS encoding PhoH family protein, producing MRTVAASTRRRSAAGRRTYVLDTSVLLSDPLAPLRFAEHEVVLPVVVISELEAKRSHPELGYFARSALRLLDDLRVSHGRLDEPVSLGDEGGSLRVELNHSDPLVLPAGLRLADDDSRILAVARNLQAEGHDVTLVSKDLPMRVKASAVGLAAEEYRAELAVDSGWTGMDELEVAGEMVDQLYANDRLDLPEARDLPCHTGVVLISERGSALGRVTADKQVRLVRGDREAFGLHGRSAEQRVALDLLLDPEIGIVSMGGRAGTGKSALALCAGLEAVLERRQHRKVIVFRPLYAVGGQDLGYLPGSESEKMNPWAQAVFDTLGALTTPAVVDEIVDRGMLEVLPLTHIRGRSLHDAFVIVDEAQSLERNVLLTVLSRIGQGSRVVLTHDVAQRDNLRVGRHDGVVAVVEKLKGHPLFAHITLTRSERSPIAALVTEMLEELPL
- a CDS encoding lytic transglycosylase domain-containing protein, yielding MAAALVAAAGMAVSASTAVAEPPGHASVTSGATLLADRAELGQVRVLAASVQSAQDAAARLAAAKAAAAKAAADKAAADKAAADARAAAAAAASRALVRTSYGGSAGALGQQLAAARGWTGSQWVCLNNLWTSESNWRVTAHNSSTGAYGIPQALPGSKMGPGWQTNAETQISWGLSYIGSRYGSPCNAWSFFTNHNWY
- a CDS encoding class II fumarate hydratase, with amino-acid sequence MAEPTQQQDRVEHDTMGEVRVPANALWGAQTQRAVQNFPISGERLPAALVAALASVKQAAARTNERLGVLPADVAAVIAEAAREVASGQHSDQFPVDVFQTGSGTSSNMNVNEVVARLAGARLGRPVHPNDHVNASQSSNDVFPTAVHLAATAGVLHDLLPALDHLAVVLAERAEAFADVVKAGRTHLMDAVPVTLGQEFAGYAEQVRRGAERVRSALPGTAEVPLGGTAVGTGLNTPPGWRAQVVAELAALTGLPLTAAVDGFEAQSAQDGLVALSGQLRTVAVSLTKISNDLRWMGSGPRAGLGEIRLPDLQPGSSIMPGKVNPVVPEAVLQVCAQVVGNDAAVAWGGAAGTFELNVMLPVIARNLLESVRLLASASRLLADRCVAGLQAEVEHSRSLAESSTAVATPLNRFLGYEEAAAVAKRAVAQRRTLKDVVLDGGYIERGLLTREELDAALDVEAMARPDQ
- a CDS encoding fumarate hydratase, with the protein product MAEFDFSELLPLGPESTPYRLITADGVRTVEAAGRRFLQVETDALTRLTYEAMHDIAHYLRPAHLAQLRSILDDPEASPNDRFVALDLLKNANVAAGGVLPMCQDTGTAIVMGKKSEGVLTGGGDEEAIARGVYDAYTHLNLRYSQLAPLTLWDERNTDSNLPAQIELYAAEEHGEPSYSFLFMAKGGGSANKSFLFQETKAVLNPDAMTRFLDEKLRSLGTAACPPYHLAIVIGGTSAEHALKTAKYASAKYLDALPTSGSPSGHGFRDLELEASVLELTRGFGIGAQFGGKYFCHDVRVVRLPRHGASCPVAIAVSCSADRQARGKITADGVFLEQLETDPAHYLPEATDDALSDDVVRIDLTRPMPEIRAELSRYPVKTRLSLSGPLVVARDIAHAKIKERLDAGEPMPEYLRDMAVYYAGPAKTPEGYASGSFGPTTAGRMDSYVDQFQKAGGSLVMLAKGNRSAAVTKACAENGGYYLGSIGGPAARLAQDCIRSVEVLEYAELGMEAVWRIEVEDFPAFVVVDDKGNDFFADTTGPLLTIGAKPA
- a CDS encoding DUF1707 domain-containing protein translates to MDDADAPRPPAVPPLLAVPPLRAADVDRDRVAQRLGQAYAEGRLDAEEYQERLDAAYRARTHAELEPLVLDLPRVPGEVQFRPSGVPVAAGAPSDSVVAVFASTERAGVWNVAERMTAVAVFGEAKLDMTRATFATREVLCATNAVFGSVVITVPAGVRVVNGCMAVFGDAKVPAEVALPADAPVLRLTGLALFGAIEVRRS